Proteins encoded within one genomic window of Thermoanaerobaculia bacterium:
- a CDS encoding immune inhibitor A — MKRSFITCMALIALIPSFLLAYPFFDNAESGTGQFLLDSPWGLTNSASHSPTHAFTDSPLSNYANGVDLSLTQAAAMDLSLATDPVLSFWHRYTLEDGYDIARVEVSTDNGASWDPVPLASYTGSINWSREQLSLSAYNGLASVTLRFRLTSDATVNMDGWTIDDIRVDEAPSAVSLSNGSVTPTTVALSWTESSASDFSAYRIYRSTSAGFDWRTATLVETITEKTSTSTTDITASPKRTFHYRVMVLTTNELHSLSNEIQVVTPAGIDFPFLDNGEAGAGLWSLGSPWALTEEGAESGTWSYSDSPGGDYTNSITSQSMVLATSLDLSTSTAPILAFHHIYAFLAGDFGFVEVSTNGGSSWTTLLTFTNNTVTEWSHAQADLTPYRTPNVMIRFRITTDASGTADGWHIDNISVSEQPTVVPSPFLSNVTSHTIDMAWDQNTDGNFSHYAIHRSTATGVSAASPLAGTVDQQTTTTFTDLGLALNTWYYYRVYAVNQYGAYSPDSASESSTKTLNNPLPFYDSFEGDLDNWWLTGGWSATDVVSAHGGTWCLQDSPGFYTDSSDTSATTSVDLTGTARPVLTFWDRFAFETNNDWGVVEVSTNGTTWIRRYSVTGTRDPWARQQIDLSEWKGQPDLRIRFAVRTNGCCVVADGWYIDDVAVEDLVLPVFTPPFTEDFESGLGNWLRARWTEVTDDPHGGTTSLRSTPEGNTYPSTPNMLDLAGTLDLSSTTSPQMTYWVRGHLEYHTWFRVYASTNDGVSWAEVSGSQINYYWRYDSTWTRYQLDLSTYKTYPNLRLRIQTHTDGSGADEDIWIDDIRIEDLPASVVLDPPVPHLKTIDLSWSASGLGDFWKYEVYRSTSPSVSLSSTKIGEFTNVNTLAMTDTGLDIGTTYYYKVFVYNTYGTTTPSNERSATTVSITIPFLDPMENLNSWVATGTWGVTDEAVHGGTFSVTDSPFANYADSSDTSIVTAVNLIGTNRPVLTFWDRFAFETNGDWGVVEVSTNGTTWIRRYSVTGIRDPWARQQIDLSEWKGQPNLRIRFAVRTNSSVVPYDGWYIDDVAVEDLVLPVFTPPFTEDFES; from the coding sequence ATGAAACGCAGTTTTATTACATGTATGGCACTTATTGCGCTTATCCCTTCCTTCCTTTTGGCCTATCCATTCTTTGACAATGCCGAATCGGGAACCGGCCAGTTTCTTCTGGATTCTCCGTGGGGTCTGACTAACTCAGCCAGCCATTCCCCCACCCACGCCTTCACCGACAGCCCCCTGAGCAATTACGCCAACGGAGTGGACCTCTCCCTCACCCAGGCGGCCGCGATGGACCTCTCCCTGGCCACGGATCCCGTTCTCTCCTTCTGGCACCGGTACACCCTGGAAGACGGGTATGATATTGCCCGGGTTGAAGTCTCCACAGATAACGGGGCCTCCTGGGATCCGGTACCCCTCGCCTCCTACACGGGAAGCATCAACTGGTCACGGGAGCAGTTGTCACTATCGGCCTACAACGGTCTTGCCAGCGTGACGCTTCGTTTCCGTCTGACTTCGGACGCGACGGTAAACATGGACGGATGGACGATCGACGATATCCGCGTGGATGAAGCTCCCTCCGCTGTATCTCTCAGCAATGGTTCAGTTACACCCACTACGGTGGCTCTCTCATGGACGGAGAGTTCGGCGTCTGACTTCTCTGCCTATCGGATTTACCGTTCGACTTCCGCCGGTTTCGACTGGCGGACCGCTACACTCGTGGAGACGATCACCGAAAAGACATCCACCTCGACGACCGACATCACGGCATCACCCAAGAGAACCTTCCACTACCGTGTCATGGTCCTCACAACGAACGAACTCCACAGCCTCTCCAACGAAATACAGGTAGTCACCCCCGCCGGGATCGATTTTCCCTTCCTTGACAACGGCGAGGCGGGAGCGGGTCTCTGGTCGCTGGGAAGCCCCTGGGCCCTTACAGAGGAGGGGGCGGAGAGCGGCACCTGGTCCTATAGTGACTCTCCTGGGGGAGACTATACCAACAGCATAACCTCTCAATCTATGGTCCTTGCCACATCCCTGGATCTCTCGACGTCGACGGCCCCTATCCTGGCCTTTCACCACATCTATGCCTTTCTGGCAGGTGACTTTGGTTTCGTGGAGGTTTCCACGAACGGCGGCAGTTCCTGGACGACTCTGCTGACGTTTACCAACAACACGGTGACCGAGTGGAGCCATGCCCAGGCAGACCTGACGCCCTACCGTACTCCCAATGTCATGATTCGCTTCAGGATCACCACGGACGCCTCCGGTACAGCCGACGGGTGGCACATCGACAACATCTCCGTCTCAGAGCAGCCCACCGTTGTTCCTTCTCCCTTCCTTTCCAACGTCACCTCCCACACCATTGACATGGCGTGGGATCAGAACACGGACGGCAACTTCAGCCACTATGCCATTCACCGTTCTACGGCCACAGGTGTTTCCGCAGCGAGTCCCCTGGCGGGAACAGTGGATCAACAGACCACAACCACCTTTACGGACCTGGGGCTTGCCCTCAACACGTGGTACTACTATCGCGTCTACGCTGTAAATCAGTATGGGGCCTACAGTCCCGACAGTGCCTCGGAATCCAGCACGAAGACGCTGAATAACCCCCTTCCCTTTTACGACAGCTTTGAGGGGGACCTGGATAACTGGTGGCTCACCGGAGGATGGTCTGCCACCGATGTCGTCTCCGCCCACGGCGGCACCTGGTGCCTTCAGGACAGCCCGGGTTTCTACACCGATTCATCCGACACCTCCGCCACCACTTCTGTTGATCTGACGGGCACGGCACGCCCGGTCCTCACCTTCTGGGACCGTTTCGCCTTCGAAACCAATAATGACTGGGGGGTTGTAGAGGTCAGCACCAACGGAACCACCTGGATCCGCCGTTACTCCGTCACCGGGACCCGGGATCCCTGGGCCCGCCAGCAGATCGACCTCTCCGAGTGGAAGGGGCAGCCCGATCTGAGAATCCGATTCGCCGTAAGAACGAACGGCTGCTGCGTTGTCGCAGACGGCTGGTACATCGACGATGTGGCCGTCGAGGACCTCGTCCTTCCCGTCTTCACACCTCCCTTCACCGAGGACTTCGAGTCCGGCCTGGGTAACTGGCTCCGGGCCCGATGGACCGAGGTCACCGATGATCCCCACGGCGGGACCACCTCCCTCCGATCCACCCCCGAGGGCAACACCTATCCCTCCACCCCCAACATGCTCGATCTGGCCGGGACCCTCGACCTCTCCTCCACCACCAGCCCCCAGATGACCTACTGGGTCCGGGGACATCTCGAATACCACACCTGGTTCCGGGTCTACGCCTCCACCAACGACGGCGTCTCCTGGGCCGAGGTCTCCGGGTCCCAGATCAACTACTACTGGAGGTACGACTCCACCTGGACCCGCTACCAGCTCGATCTCTCCACCTATAAGACCTATCCCAACCTCCGGCTGAGAATCCAGACCCATACCGACGGCAGCGGTGCCGACGAGGACATCTGGATCGACGATATCCGCATCGAAGATCTGCCGGCCAGTGTCGTCCTCGATCCGCCGGTTCCCCACCTTAAAACCATTGACCTCTCCTGGTCCGCCTCCGGCCTGGGAGACTTCTGGAAATATGAAGTCTATCGATCCACCAGCCCCAGCGTCAGCCTCTCCTCCACGAAGATCGGTGAATTCACCAACGTCAACACCCTCGCCATGACCGATACCGGTCTGGACATCGGGACGACTTACTACTACAAGGTCTTTGTCTACAACACCTACGGCACGACCACCCCTTCCAACGAGCGATCCGCGACAACTGTTTCCATCACGATTCCCTTTCTTGATCCAATGGAAAACCTCAATTCCTGGGTTGCCACCGGGACATGGGGTGTCACCGACGAGGCCGTTCACGGGGGAACATTCTCCGTTACCGACTCTCCCTTCGCCAATTACGCTGATTCATCCGACACCTCCATCGTCACGGCAGTTAATCTGATCGGAACCAACCGCCCGGTCCTCACCTTCTGGGATCGTTTCGCCTTCGAAACAAACGGAGACTGGGGGGTTGTGGAGGTCAGCACCAACGGAACCACCTGGATCCGCCGTTACTCCGTCACCGGAATCCGGGATCCCTGGGCCCGCCAGCAGATCGACCTCTCCGAGTGGAAGGGGCAGCCGAACCTCCGGATCCGTTTTGCCGTTCGGACCAACTCAAGTGTCGTTCCCTACGACGGCTGGTACATCGACGATGTGGCCGTTGAGGACCTCGTCCTTCCCGTCTTCACACCTCCCTTCACCGAGGACTTCGAGTCCG
- a CDS encoding glycosyltransferase family 39 protein gives MKRAIMILALIALLRVVLALVTPVSGDEAYYWDCARNMDWSYFDQPPLVIWAVALFRPIMGNTSLALRFLPILAAFLSGYLLLLLSLRLSGTVRYGLTAYLVLQLTPLFFFGSFYLSTDSALIPCWLWALYALVRILRGDPRFWIHFGLATGLGFLAKFPIVLILPLAFLIPRKFWNSVYVFHGAAFSLLLTAPVWIWAGHHHFNNIAFQLVGRHEGASAGIGHFFEFWAAQLLLLGPVLPVLAVGRIVRLWRSWWEEPCRRIVFLAGFIPIAFFGLVAFRDHAGAHWIAPGFFPLALLITLDRPLTKRQVVGSLIPACLIILLAMVPVFAPGLLARTHSIPSKIAGNFFGYQRLADRLKQEPPEVLTASTSYSLVSLAGYRSGGSLSPLLIRSRGGRHGLSYLYWQEHLNLAGKDVLFYSTRDDIIKYASEICERTDPPEYLDIVTGGRTVRQFILVRGYDIQNVEPFLPE, from the coding sequence ATGAAACGTGCCATCATGATTCTCGCACTTATTGCACTTCTGCGGGTTGTCCTTGCACTTGTCACTCCTGTCTCCGGGGACGAAGCATACTACTGGGATTGTGCCCGGAACATGGATTGGTCTTACTTCGATCAGCCTCCCCTTGTGATCTGGGCCGTGGCCTTGTTCCGACCCATTATGGGGAATACGTCCCTGGCCCTGCGGTTCCTACCCATCCTTGCTGCTTTTCTCTCGGGGTATCTTTTACTTTTACTCTCCCTCCGGCTTTCCGGAACCGTTCGTTACGGTCTGACCGCTTACCTGGTCCTGCAGCTTACCCCGCTCTTTTTCTTTGGATCGTTCTACCTGTCTACGGACAGCGCCCTGATCCCCTGCTGGCTCTGGGCCCTCTACGCCCTGGTCCGCATCCTTCGCGGCGACCCTCGGTTCTGGATCCATTTCGGACTGGCCACCGGGCTTGGGTTTCTGGCAAAGTTTCCTATTGTTCTGATCCTTCCCCTGGCATTTCTGATTCCCCGAAAATTTTGGAACTCGGTCTATGTTTTCCATGGAGCTGCCTTTTCTCTCCTTCTGACAGCCCCGGTATGGATCTGGGCCGGGCATCACCACTTTAACAACATCGCGTTTCAGCTTGTCGGCCGCCACGAAGGAGCTTCCGCAGGGATCGGTCACTTTTTTGAATTCTGGGCCGCACAACTTCTCCTTCTGGGCCCGGTTCTTCCCGTTCTCGCCGTTGGCCGGATCGTCAGACTCTGGAGATCCTGGTGGGAAGAACCCTGCCGACGAATCGTATTTCTCGCAGGATTCATTCCGATCGCTTTCTTTGGACTGGTTGCATTTCGAGACCATGCCGGGGCCCACTGGATTGCTCCGGGATTTTTCCCTCTGGCCCTCCTGATTACCCTTGACCGGCCCCTTACGAAGCGGCAGGTCGTCGGGTCACTTATCCCGGCATGTCTTATCATTCTCCTTGCCATGGTCCCTGTCTTCGCCCCCGGACTCCTGGCCCGAACCCACTCCATTCCCTCCAAAATTGCGGGAAACTTTTTCGGGTACCAGAGGCTTGCGGATCGTCTGAAGCAGGAACCTCCTGAAGTATTAACCGCCTCAACCTCGTATTCCCTTGTTTCCCTCGCCGGGTACCGTTCCGGCGGAAGCCTCTCTCCTCTGCTCATCCGATCGAGGGGAGGGCGGCACGGTCTGAGCTATCTCTACTGGCAGGAGCACCTGAACCTTGCCGGGAAAGATGTCCTGTTCTATTCCACAAGGGACGACATCATCAAGTATGCCTCGGAAATCTGCGAGCGGACCGATCCTCCCGAGTACCTGGACATCGTTACTGGAGGACGAACCGTTCGGCAGTTCATCCTGGTCCGGGGATACGACATCCAGAACGTCGAACCCTTTCTCCCGGAATAG
- a CDS encoding chloride channel protein: protein MRERSSSFFQGAKLNLQRLGIAEHMYMIFIAVAIGLLSGAGAILLRLAIKEFQVPFFGEANPSLEYIREIPWFMKIIIPASGGLIVGAIIHLFARDVLGHGVPEVMEAVARKGGVLRPKVVLTNMVSTAISIASGGSVGREGPIVHIGSAIGSAVGQALSIIGGRLRTLVGCGAAAGIAAAFNAPIAGALFAVEVVLEDFGVAHFSPIVISSVTATILSRHTFGDFPAFEVPAYELVSAYEMIPYALLGLLAGLAAVLFIKSVYFSADIFDSLRIHPILRTAIGGACVGIIALGFPQVYGVGYETINHALHGNFGGILLLGILAAKMAATSLSVGSGASGGIFAPSLFMGSMLGGVVGTYAHHAFPHETAWMGAYALVGMGAFVAGTVHAPISAILIIFELTNDYRIILPLMVSCIISTIIATRLQKFSIYTLKLVRKGIHIHRGRDINILKDISAFEFARTQVLTLHRHANFDQIIQAFIQRRENTVFVRNDDGTLAGTIHFEHLRKVLPEWEDLKHILVAEDLLLLPDVTLSPADTLDRAMRLFSKRGEDELPIVGEDGIFLGTLSKNDTIEVYNRELLKHDVAFEVREGISDTSFISEYPLSVDYILSSIRVPHRFQGSTIGDLALRTRYQVEVVLIKRENGEAVFPDASTVLGSDSTLVVIGKRDAIERIRGL, encoded by the coding sequence TTGAGGGAACGATCTTCTTCCTTTTTTCAGGGAGCAAAGCTCAACCTTCAGCGATTGGGCATCGCAGAACACATGTACATGATCTTTATCGCGGTGGCCATTGGACTGCTGAGCGGTGCCGGGGCGATCCTTCTCCGCCTGGCGATCAAGGAATTTCAGGTTCCTTTCTTTGGAGAAGCAAACCCCAGCCTGGAGTATATCCGGGAAATTCCCTGGTTTATGAAGATCATCATTCCCGCTTCCGGCGGATTGATCGTGGGTGCGATTATTCACCTCTTCGCCCGGGATGTCCTGGGACACGGCGTACCTGAAGTCATGGAGGCGGTGGCGAGAAAAGGCGGTGTCCTTCGCCCGAAAGTCGTATTGACAAACATGGTTTCCACAGCCATCTCTATTGCTTCCGGCGGATCGGTCGGCCGTGAGGGACCAATCGTACACATTGGATCGGCCATTGGATCCGCCGTGGGACAGGCTCTGTCGATCATTGGAGGGAGGTTGAGAACCCTGGTCGGCTGTGGAGCTGCCGCGGGGATTGCTGCCGCATTTAATGCGCCGATTGCAGGGGCTCTCTTTGCGGTCGAAGTGGTTCTGGAAGATTTTGGCGTGGCCCATTTTTCTCCCATCGTGATCTCTTCGGTGACGGCCACGATTCTGTCCCGCCACACCTTTGGCGATTTTCCCGCCTTCGAAGTTCCTGCCTATGAGCTTGTCTCTGCCTATGAAATGATTCCCTATGCCCTCCTTGGATTGCTGGCGGGCCTGGCCGCGGTCCTCTTTATCAAGAGTGTCTATTTTTCGGCGGACATCTTTGACTCGCTTCGTATCCACCCCATTCTCCGGACTGCAATCGGGGGTGCCTGCGTCGGGATCATCGCTCTTGGATTTCCCCAGGTCTATGGTGTGGGCTACGAAACGATCAACCATGCCCTCCATGGCAATTTTGGAGGCATCCTTCTCCTGGGGATCCTGGCAGCAAAGATGGCGGCCACCTCCCTTTCGGTCGGGTCCGGGGCCTCCGGGGGGATCTTTGCCCCATCCCTTTTCATGGGATCGATGCTCGGTGGAGTTGTCGGAACCTATGCCCACCATGCTTTCCCCCATGAAACCGCCTGGATGGGCGCCTACGCCCTGGTGGGTATGGGTGCCTTTGTCGCGGGAACGGTTCACGCACCGATCTCGGCCATTCTGATCATCTTTGAATTAACGAACGACTATCGAATTATTCTTCCTCTCATGGTTTCCTGTATTATCAGCACCATCATTGCCACAAGACTCCAGAAATTTTCGATCTATACGCTCAAGCTCGTACGGAAAGGCATCCATATCCACCGAGGGAGAGACATCAACATCCTGAAGGATATCTCGGCCTTTGAATTTGCCCGGACCCAGGTCCTGACGCTACATCGGCATGCCAATTTTGATCAAATCATTCAGGCCTTTATCCAGCGAAGGGAAAATACGGTCTTTGTCCGGAACGATGACGGTACCCTGGCCGGAACGATTCACTTTGAACACCTTCGAAAGGTACTCCCCGAATGGGAGGATCTCAAGCACATCCTTGTGGCGGAAGACCTTCTCCTTTTACCTGATGTCACCCTGAGCCCTGCGGATACCCTCGATCGAGCCATGCGTCTCTTTTCAAAACGGGGAGAGGATGAACTTCCCATTGTCGGGGAAGACGGTATCTTTCTGGGAACGCTCAGTAAAAATGACACGATTGAAGTGTATAACCGGGAACTGTTAAAACATGATGTGGCCTTCGAAGTGAGGGAGGGAATCTCGGACACTTCCTTCATAAGCGAGTATCCGCTTTCGGTGGATTACATTCTCTCCTCGATCCGTGTGCCCCACCGATTCCAGGGTTCCACAATCGGAGATCTTGCTCTCCGAACCCGGTACCAGGTTGAGGTCGTTCTGATCAAGAGGGAAAACGGGGAAGCCGTCTTTCCTGATGCATCAACGGTTCTCGGATCCGATTCCACGCTCGTTGTGATTGGAAAAAGGGATGCGATCGAAAGGATTCGCGGGCTATGA